In Streptomyces sp. DG2A-72, one genomic interval encodes:
- a CDS encoding cold-shock protein, with amino-acid sequence MATGIVKWFNAEKGFGFIAQDGGGPDVFVHYSAITSTGYRELNEGQKVQFDVTQGPKGPQAENVTPA; translated from the coding sequence ATGGCTACGGGCATTGTGAAGTGGTTCAACGCGGAGAAGGGTTTCGGCTTCATTGCCCAGGACGGCGGCGGCCCCGACGTGTTTGTCCACTACTCGGCCATCACCAGTACCGGCTACCGCGAACTCAACGAGGGCCAGAAGGTCCAGTTCGACGTGACGCAGGGCCCCAAGGGACCCCAAGCCGAAAACGTCACCCCCGCCTGA
- a CDS encoding sigma-70 family RNA polymerase sigma factor, with protein sequence MITPALSSAREASKDAPKDASRDESITAWALAARSGDPDAVEKFVRALHRDVRRYVTFLGADPQSADDLTQDTFLRALVSLHRFEGRSSARTWLLSIARRAVIDSIRYSSSRPRLSDTDDWQSAAERAQPRDLPGFDDGIALAQLLDTLPDERREAFVLTQLVGLPYAEAAGVSDCPIGTVRSRVARARTSLIEWLDDAEHRTPVAAAA encoded by the coding sequence GTGATCACTCCTGCCCTGTCCTCAGCACGCGAAGCGTCGAAAGACGCACCGAAAGACGCGTCGAGAGACGAGTCGATCACGGCCTGGGCACTCGCCGCCCGCAGCGGCGACCCCGACGCCGTCGAGAAGTTCGTCCGCGCCCTGCACCGAGACGTCCGCCGCTACGTGACGTTCCTCGGCGCCGACCCGCAGAGCGCCGACGACCTGACCCAGGACACGTTCCTACGGGCCCTGGTCAGCCTGCACCGGTTCGAAGGCCGCTCCTCGGCCCGCACCTGGCTGCTGTCCATCGCCCGTCGCGCGGTGATCGACAGCATCCGCTACAGCTCCTCCCGTCCCCGCCTGTCGGACACCGACGACTGGCAGTCGGCCGCCGAGCGCGCCCAGCCGCGCGACCTGCCCGGCTTCGACGACGGCATCGCCCTCGCCCAGCTGCTCGACACACTCCCGGACGAGCGCCGCGAAGCATTCGTCCTCACCCAGCTGGTGGGACTTCCCTACGCGGAGGCGGCCGGCGTGAGCGACTGCCCCATCGGCACGGTGCGCTCACGCGTCGCCCGAGCGCGCACCTCGCTGATCGAGTGGCTGGACGACGCCGAGCACCGCACGCCGGTGGCCGCCGCGGCCTGA
- a CDS encoding DUF1775 domain-containing protein — protein sequence MHRPTLARSLRRTGALTAVAFAVAVAVAGPAAAHADVEAEGARALDQNVELTFSAASESNSAGIAKLEVILPKGITPGDITYKEGPEGWKLAPTSRGYTVAGPKLAVGEDAEYVVTVRQLPDAKELVFKTLQSYGDGRVDRWIELEDPAEDGHGHGEGHPAPRLELKPAAPGAKLVGPSPTEEPTTAAPSPDTASGESTTGTSTPSAAPAADSTDGDDGMSVAVPIGIGAAVLLLGGGAWWLRSRRNGAA from the coding sequence GTGCATCGCCCGACCCTGGCACGAAGCCTGCGCCGCACCGGCGCCCTCACCGCGGTCGCGTTCGCGGTCGCTGTAGCCGTCGCGGGACCGGCCGCTGCCCACGCGGACGTCGAGGCCGAGGGCGCCCGGGCCCTCGACCAGAACGTCGAGCTGACCTTCTCAGCGGCGTCGGAGTCGAACTCCGCGGGCATCGCCAAGCTGGAGGTGATCCTGCCCAAGGGCATCACCCCGGGCGACATCACCTACAAGGAAGGCCCCGAGGGGTGGAAGCTCGCTCCCACCAGCCGGGGTTACACCGTCGCGGGACCCAAGCTCGCCGTGGGGGAGGACGCCGAATACGTCGTCACCGTCAGGCAGTTGCCCGATGCCAAGGAGCTCGTCTTCAAGACTCTGCAGAGCTACGGCGACGGCCGGGTGGACCGCTGGATCGAGCTGGAGGACCCCGCTGAGGACGGTCACGGCCACGGGGAGGGGCATCCCGCGCCCCGCTTGGAACTCAAGCCGGCCGCACCCGGCGCGAAGCTCGTCGGTCCCAGCCCCACGGAGGAGCCCACGACGGCCGCCCCCTCACCGGACACCGCCTCGGGCGAGTCGACGACCGGGACTTCGACGCCGTCGGCGGCGCCCGCGGCGGACAGCACGGACGGGGACGACGGCATGTCCGTCGCCGTACCCATCGGCATCGGGGCGGCTGTCCTCCTGCTCGGCGGCGGCGCGTGGTGGCTGCGTAGCCGTCGAAACGGGGCTGCCTGA
- a CDS encoding sensor histidine kinase, with the protein MTTFDRLPARLRALPPVAVDVLVVGVVGMFTGPDAAVNEPEYRQADWLTWLLLAVSLLALLWRRRWPVPVAVVTGAACAGWALHGHIGELLNLPTIVALYTVAVQGGRRRTLWTGLVAALTSGVVALWVGKDVVNPQGLPVLEMLWPLVPLLLGEVVRTRRQLLDEYAARAARAEADREREAARRVREERVRIARELHDVVAHTVTAMTVQAGVALETFDAQPDMARQAMRQVRDSGKGAVRELRATVTVLREPEGEDDRVEPAPGIERLGELVDRFAGGGIELTLREEGASDGVSSVVGLAAYRIVQEALTNVVKHSRARHAAVSVVRQNGTLAVEVIDDGPPSPPPHEGGFGLVGMRERAAAAGGTIDYGPVPGGGFRVRAVLPTGENGE; encoded by the coding sequence GTGACGACCTTCGACCGTCTGCCCGCGCGGCTGCGGGCGCTGCCGCCCGTTGCCGTGGACGTGCTAGTGGTGGGCGTCGTCGGCATGTTCACCGGGCCGGACGCGGCGGTGAACGAGCCGGAGTACCGGCAGGCGGACTGGCTGACCTGGCTGCTGCTGGCCGTCTCGCTGCTGGCGCTGCTGTGGCGGCGGCGGTGGCCGGTGCCGGTCGCGGTGGTCACCGGGGCGGCGTGTGCCGGATGGGCGCTGCATGGGCACATCGGAGAGCTGCTGAACCTGCCGACGATCGTGGCGCTGTACACCGTCGCCGTGCAGGGCGGCCGGCGGCGCACTCTGTGGACCGGGCTGGTCGCCGCGCTCACGTCGGGTGTGGTCGCGCTGTGGGTCGGCAAGGACGTGGTGAACCCGCAGGGGCTGCCGGTGCTGGAGATGCTCTGGCCGCTGGTGCCGCTGCTGCTCGGCGAAGTGGTCCGCACACGGCGGCAGTTGCTCGACGAGTACGCCGCCCGTGCCGCCCGCGCCGAAGCGGACCGCGAGCGGGAGGCGGCCCGCCGGGTCCGGGAGGAGCGGGTGCGGATCGCGCGCGAGCTGCACGACGTGGTCGCGCACACGGTCACGGCGATGACTGTCCAGGCGGGCGTGGCCCTGGAGACCTTCGACGCGCAGCCGGACATGGCCCGGCAGGCGATGCGGCAGGTCCGGGACTCGGGCAAGGGGGCAGTACGGGAGCTGCGGGCCACCGTCACCGTGCTGCGGGAACCGGAGGGCGAGGACGACCGGGTGGAGCCGGCGCCGGGCATCGAGCGGCTCGGCGAGCTGGTCGACCGGTTCGCGGGCGGCGGCATCGAGCTCACGCTCCGCGAGGAAGGGGCGTCGGACGGTGTGTCGTCGGTGGTGGGGCTGGCCGCGTACCGCATCGTCCAGGAGGCCCTGACGAACGTCGTCAAGCACTCCCGCGCCCGGCACGCGGCGGTCTCCGTCGTCCGGCAGAACGGCACGCTTGCGGTGGAAGTCATCGACGACGGCCCGCCGTCACCGCCACCGCACGAGGGCGGCTTCGGACTGGTCGGCATGCGGGAGCGCGCGGCAGCGGCCGGGGGCACGATCGACTACGGGCCGGTGCCCGGCGGGGGGTTCCGGGTCCGGGCGGTCCTGCCGACCGGCGAGAACGGAGAATGA
- a CDS encoding response regulator transcription factor: MTVRVVLADDQTVVRAGFRALLDLTADLVVVAEAADGAQAVEAVRLTRPDVVLMDIRMPGVDGLEATRRIAADAALDGVRVVMLTTYQVDAYVFEALRHGAAGFLLKDIEPDELRAAIRTVAAGQSLLAPAVTRAVVEEFARLKGPEAAGVERLAVLTEREREVMALVAAGLSNEEIGKQLLMSPLTAKTHVSRAMTKLRARDRAQLVVLAYETGLVRAGER; the protein is encoded by the coding sequence ATGACCGTACGCGTGGTGCTCGCGGACGATCAGACCGTTGTCCGCGCGGGTTTCCGTGCCCTGCTGGATCTCACGGCCGACCTCGTGGTGGTCGCCGAGGCGGCCGACGGTGCACAGGCCGTCGAAGCCGTCCGTCTGACCCGGCCGGACGTCGTCCTGATGGACATCCGCATGCCCGGCGTCGACGGCCTCGAGGCCACCCGCCGTATCGCGGCCGACGCCGCGCTGGACGGCGTACGAGTGGTCATGCTCACCACGTACCAGGTCGACGCCTATGTCTTCGAGGCGCTGCGACACGGCGCGGCCGGTTTCCTGCTGAAGGACATCGAGCCGGACGAGCTGCGGGCGGCGATCCGCACGGTCGCCGCCGGACAGAGCCTCCTCGCGCCCGCCGTCACGCGCGCGGTGGTGGAGGAGTTCGCCCGGCTGAAGGGGCCGGAGGCGGCCGGCGTCGAACGCCTCGCCGTGCTCACCGAGCGGGAGCGAGAGGTGATGGCGCTGGTCGCGGCCGGGCTGAGCAACGAGGAGATCGGCAAGCAGCTGCTGATGAGCCCGCTCACCGCCAAGACCCACGTGAGCCGCGCGATGACCAAGCTGAGAGCACGGGACCGGGCGCAACTGGTGGTGCTGGCCTACGAGACGGGGCTGGTCAGGGCCGGGGAGCGGTGA
- a CDS encoding ATP-binding cassette domain-containing protein, protein MIEARDLTKRYGDRAAVDHLTFTVHPGRVTGFLGPNGAGKSTTMRLVLGLDTPTSGTVTVAGRPYAELPAPLRTVGSLLDAKGVHGGRTAHHHLAGLAASNNLPRRRVAEVLDLTGLSNVAGQRVKGFSLGMAQRLGIAAALLGDPEVLLLDEPVNGLDTEGIRWIRNLLKSLAVQGRTVFLSSHLMSEMELTADHLVVIGRGRLLADTTVRDFIETNSRAHTLVRSPEPEKLRDLLQARGATVRLEARGGWRVDGLDAATIGDLARDHGIALHELTDTHSSLEEVYTALSQDSAEYRTRQEAVR, encoded by the coding sequence ATGATCGAAGCACGCGACCTCACCAAACGCTACGGGGACAGAGCCGCCGTCGACCACCTGACGTTCACCGTCCACCCCGGCAGGGTGACCGGCTTCCTCGGTCCCAACGGAGCCGGGAAGTCCACCACCATGCGGCTCGTCCTCGGCCTGGACACGCCCACCTCCGGCACGGTCACGGTGGCGGGGCGCCCATACGCCGAACTGCCCGCTCCCCTGCGCACGGTCGGCTCACTCCTGGACGCCAAGGGCGTGCACGGCGGCCGTACCGCCCACCATCACCTGGCCGGTCTCGCGGCGAGCAACAACCTCCCGCGCCGCCGGGTGGCGGAGGTCCTGGACCTGACCGGCCTGAGCAATGTGGCAGGACAACGGGTCAAGGGCTTCTCGCTCGGCATGGCCCAACGGCTCGGTATCGCGGCCGCGTTGCTCGGCGACCCGGAGGTGCTGCTGCTGGACGAACCGGTCAACGGCCTGGACACCGAGGGCATCCGCTGGATCCGCAACCTACTCAAGTCCCTTGCCGTACAAGGCCGTACGGTCTTCCTGTCCAGCCATCTGATGAGCGAGATGGAGCTCACCGCCGACCACCTGGTGGTGATCGGCCGCGGCAGACTGCTCGCCGACACCACGGTCCGCGACTTCATCGAGACCAACTCCCGCGCCCATACGCTCGTCCGCTCCCCGGAGCCGGAGAAGCTGCGCGACCTGCTGCAGGCCAGGGGCGCGACCGTACGCCTGGAAGCCCGGGGCGGCTGGCGCGTGGACGGCCTGGACGCGGCCACCATCGGCGACCTGGCCCGCGATCACGGAATCGCCCTTCACGAACTCACCGACACCCACTCCTCGTTGGAGGAGGTCTACACGGCCCTGTCCCAGGACTCGGCCGAGTACCGGACACGGCAGGAGGCCGTCCGATGA
- a CDS encoding ABC transporter permease subunit, giving the protein MTTLIDARAGFPQALSYEWVKFRSVRSLVWTTLATAAVPVLGAVFVAATGSLQPDDTVLGGSLSLTVVAQILAAVTGALLITGEYGSGTIRTTFAANPRRATVLSAKATLIAAVACALALLSCTLAYLVGDALLEDGKYAQGEPWPALFGVAGSFAVAALLGLAAGTLIRHSAGAVTAVIAVLLLPSLLGPLFGDAQRWVAGLSPTAALQKLTQTSDATAETVGSLGPWPSLLLVSACTGALLLLAAGTLRKRDA; this is encoded by the coding sequence ATGACGACCCTCATCGATGCCCGGGCCGGGTTCCCGCAGGCCCTCTCCTACGAGTGGGTCAAGTTCCGCAGTGTGCGCTCCCTGGTGTGGACGACCCTCGCGACGGCCGCCGTACCCGTCCTGGGCGCGGTGTTCGTCGCCGCGACCGGGAGTCTGCAACCGGACGACACGGTCCTCGGCGGCAGCCTCTCCCTCACCGTCGTCGCCCAGATCCTGGCCGCCGTGACCGGCGCGCTGCTGATCACCGGCGAGTACGGCAGCGGCACCATCCGCACCACCTTCGCCGCCAACCCGCGCCGCGCGACCGTGCTGTCCGCGAAGGCGACCCTGATCGCGGCGGTCGCATGTGCCCTGGCCCTGCTCTCCTGCACACTCGCCTACCTGGTCGGCGACGCACTCCTCGAAGACGGCAAGTACGCCCAAGGGGAGCCGTGGCCCGCACTGTTCGGCGTCGCGGGCTCCTTCGCCGTGGCCGCGCTGCTGGGTCTCGCGGCAGGCACCCTCATCCGCCACTCCGCGGGCGCCGTCACCGCGGTCATCGCAGTCCTGCTCCTGCCGTCCCTCCTCGGCCCGCTCTTCGGTGACGCCCAGCGCTGGGTGGCCGGCCTCTCGCCGACGGCCGCCTTGCAGAAGCTCACCCAGACCTCGGACGCCACCGCCGAGACGGTCGGCAGCCTGGGCCCCTGGCCGTCCCTCCTTCTCGTCTCCGCCTGCACGGGGGCGCTGCTTCTGCTCGCGGCCGGAACGCTGCGCAAGCGAGACGCATGA
- a CDS encoding sulfotransferase, translated as MRRRIRRLGEPPVPESAHRLVPAPVFVLSSVRSGSTLLRVLLNSHPQIRAPHEMHLRTLSVDLNKPYTKKAMSELELDQRELEYLLWDRVLHRELVRSGKRIIVDKTPGNAGVWERLHEGWPKARYIFLLRHPASMVSSLITNRPDRDPDATVREVRGYVEAVEAARTALPGLTVRYEDLTERPEAVTREICVYLGVPWTPRMLDYRKGDHGPFVPFIGDWSENIKSGKIQKARALPDAADVPAALRDITRAWGYPC; from the coding sequence ATGAGACGGCGCATACGCAGACTCGGCGAGCCTCCTGTGCCCGAGTCGGCCCATCGGCTCGTACCGGCCCCGGTGTTCGTCCTGTCCTCCGTCCGCTCCGGCTCCACCCTGCTGCGGGTCCTGCTCAACAGCCACCCGCAGATCCGCGCCCCGCACGAGATGCACCTGCGCACGCTCTCCGTCGACCTGAACAAGCCGTACACCAAGAAGGCGATGTCCGAACTCGAACTGGACCAGCGGGAGTTGGAGTACCTGCTGTGGGACCGCGTGCTGCACCGCGAACTCGTGCGCAGCGGCAAGCGGATCATCGTCGACAAGACACCCGGCAACGCGGGCGTCTGGGAGCGGCTGCACGAGGGCTGGCCCAAGGCCCGGTACATCTTCCTGCTGCGCCATCCCGCGTCGATGGTCAGCTCACTGATCACCAACCGTCCCGACCGCGATCCGGACGCGACCGTAAGGGAAGTGCGCGGCTACGTCGAGGCGGTCGAGGCGGCCCGCACCGCACTGCCCGGTCTCACCGTCCGCTACGAGGACCTGACCGAGCGGCCCGAGGCGGTCACCCGGGAGATCTGCGTCTACCTCGGCGTCCCGTGGACGCCGAGGATGCTCGACTACCGCAAGGGTGACCACGGCCCGTTCGTGCCCTTCATCGGCGACTGGAGCGAGAACATCAAGTCCGGGAAGATCCAGAAAGCGCGAGCGCTGCCGGACGCGGCAGACGTTCCGGCGGCGCTGCGCGACATCACCCGTGCCTGGGGGTATCCGTGTTGA
- a CDS encoding twin-arginine translocase TatA/TatE family subunit — MFGLSELAVILIVVIAVLAARKGPELARSAGKAARILKAERRALKEDQKPDEERTAPRVIKGETATSAAPEAPQPPGTGR; from the coding sequence ATGTTCGGACTGAGTGAGCTCGCGGTCATCCTCATCGTCGTCATCGCCGTACTGGCCGCCAGGAAGGGACCCGAGCTGGCTCGTTCCGCGGGCAAGGCGGCGCGCATCCTCAAGGCGGAGCGCCGGGCGTTGAAGGAGGACCAGAAACCGGACGAGGAGCGGACAGCGCCCCGTGTGATCAAGGGGGAGACCGCCACCTCCGCCGCCCCGGAGGCGCCTCAGCCACCGGGCACGGGGCGGTAA
- a CDS encoding TerD family protein, producing MGVSLSKGGNVSLSKEVPGLTAVLVGLGWDVRTTTGTDYDLDASALLLDTSGKVLSDRHFVFYNNLTSPDGSVEHTGDNLTGEGEGDDEVVKVNLAGVPAEVDRIVFPVSIHDAENRGQSFGQVRGAFIRVVNQAGGAEIARYDLSEDAATETAMVFGELYRGGAEWKFRAVGQGYASGLAGIATDFGVNV from the coding sequence GTGGGTGTTTCCCTGTCCAAGGGCGGCAACGTCTCGCTCAGCAAAGAAGTACCCGGTCTGACCGCGGTCCTGGTCGGACTGGGCTGGGACGTGCGCACCACGACGGGCACCGACTACGACCTGGACGCCTCCGCCCTGCTGCTCGACACCTCCGGCAAGGTCCTTTCCGACCGGCACTTCGTCTTCTACAACAACCTCACCAGCCCGGACGGCTCCGTCGAGCACACCGGCGACAACCTCACCGGTGAGGGCGAGGGTGACGACGAGGTCGTCAAGGTGAACCTCGCGGGCGTACCGGCCGAGGTCGACCGGATCGTCTTCCCGGTGTCCATCCACGACGCCGAGAACCGCGGACAGAGCTTCGGCCAGGTCCGGGGCGCCTTCATCCGCGTCGTCAACCAGGCCGGCGGTGCCGAGATCGCCCGCTACGACCTGTCCGAGGACGCGGCCACCGAGACCGCGATGGTCTTCGGCGAGCTGTACCGGGGCGGCGCCGAGTGGAAGTTCCGCGCGGTCGGCCAGGGCTACGCCTCGGGCCTCGCGGGCATCGCCACCGACTTCGGCGTCAACGTCTGA
- a CDS encoding BlaI/MecI/CopY family transcriptional regulator: MTDHHRPRRRGQGELEVQVLAALRDADGPATAGWVQERLGGDLAYTTVITILTRLLAKGAVTRERAGRSFAWTPASDEAGLAARKMRKVLDGEQDREAVLASFVTALDPDDERLLRELLGQPKAEGED, translated from the coding sequence GTGACGGATCACCACCGTCCCCGGCGACGGGGGCAGGGCGAGCTGGAGGTGCAGGTCCTGGCTGCCTTGCGGGATGCGGACGGGCCTGCGACGGCGGGCTGGGTGCAGGAGCGGCTCGGCGGTGACCTCGCCTATACGACGGTGATCACGATCCTGACCCGGCTGCTGGCCAAGGGCGCGGTGACCCGGGAGCGTGCCGGACGGTCGTTCGCCTGGACACCGGCCTCGGACGAGGCGGGACTGGCCGCACGGAAGATGCGCAAGGTGCTGGACGGCGAGCAGGACCGCGAGGCGGTGCTGGCCAGCTTCGTCACCGCACTCGACCCCGATGACGAGCGGCTCCTGCGCGAACTGCTGGGTCAGCCGAAGGCCGAAGGGGAAGACTGA
- a CDS encoding M56 family metallopeptidase, which translates to MGVFVFLPLVLPLTAWPIARLAEHHLHPRIATRLLTGVAGVMALCSTVCLGLLMVVGTAQLPGNPLPDGWSDPEVRAAVPYDEVAGKAAIPALIAVAVVCGRTLWRHGRVRRRAHRALAGLPDTEVAVLLDDVPYAYALPGGTRDRIVVTTALLLGLQSAERRALFAHERAHLAARHHRFLLVAQLAARANPFLRPLRTAVTYTTERWADEDAARVIGDRRTVAHAIGKAALVSRGTPIPTLAGLASPGPVPRRVAALLGPAPAPRSWPSVFTAVGVAAWTAAAGTAVSALSSANSAVTMALILHAATPL; encoded by the coding sequence ATGGGGGTGTTCGTCTTCCTGCCGCTGGTACTGCCGCTCACGGCCTGGCCGATCGCACGGCTGGCCGAGCACCATCTGCATCCGCGCATCGCCACCCGCCTGCTCACCGGCGTGGCCGGCGTCATGGCCCTGTGCAGCACGGTGTGTCTCGGCCTGCTGATGGTCGTCGGCACCGCCCAACTCCCCGGCAATCCGCTGCCGGACGGCTGGTCGGACCCCGAGGTGCGCGCGGCCGTCCCGTACGACGAGGTGGCGGGCAAAGCTGCCATCCCCGCGCTGATCGCCGTGGCCGTGGTGTGCGGCCGTACGCTGTGGCGCCACGGCCGGGTACGCCGCCGCGCCCACCGGGCCCTGGCCGGGCTGCCCGATACGGAGGTCGCGGTGCTGCTCGACGACGTGCCGTACGCGTACGCCCTGCCCGGCGGCACCCGTGATCGCATCGTGGTGACCACGGCATTGCTCTTAGGCCTCCAATCCGCCGAGCGGCGCGCCCTGTTCGCGCATGAACGGGCCCATCTCGCTGCCCGTCACCACAGATTCCTGCTGGTCGCACAGCTGGCGGCGCGCGCGAACCCGTTCCTGCGCCCCCTGCGTACAGCGGTGACGTACACGACCGAGCGCTGGGCGGACGAGGATGCGGCCCGCGTCATCGGCGACCGTCGGACGGTGGCCCACGCGATCGGCAAGGCGGCGCTCGTCTCCCGGGGCACCCCGATCCCCACGCTCGCGGGTCTCGCCTCCCCCGGACCGGTGCCGCGCCGGGTGGCGGCCCTCCTCGGGCCCGCCCCCGCGCCCCGCAGCTGGCCGTCCGTGTTCACAGCGGTGGGGGTGGCCGCGTGGACGGCGGCCGCGGGTACGGCCGTATCAGCACTGTCGTCCGCCAATTCGGCGGTGACGATGGCCCTCATCCTGCACGCGGCGACGCCGCTCTAG
- a CDS encoding tellurite resistance TerB family protein, which produces MALWDRIKESASTMQTQLTAKKNDLKSGAFRDASMAMCALVAAADGTIDPSERQRVAQLIATNEVLQNFDATDLQRRFEDNLNKLTADFALGKVSVLQEVAKAKKKPAEARAVIQIGIVIGGADGDFDKTEQAVVREACFALDLPPHEFEL; this is translated from the coding sequence ATGGCCCTGTGGGACCGCATCAAAGAGTCCGCATCGACGATGCAGACCCAGCTGACGGCGAAGAAGAACGACCTCAAGAGCGGCGCCTTCCGCGACGCGAGCATGGCGATGTGCGCCCTGGTCGCCGCCGCCGACGGCACCATCGACCCCTCCGAGCGCCAGCGCGTGGCCCAGCTGATCGCCACCAACGAGGTGCTGCAGAACTTCGACGCCACGGATCTGCAACGGCGCTTCGAGGACAACCTCAACAAGCTGACCGCCGACTTCGCCCTCGGCAAGGTGAGCGTGCTGCAGGAGGTCGCCAAGGCGAAGAAGAAGCCCGCCGAGGCGCGGGCGGTCATCCAGATCGGCATCGTCATCGGCGGCGCCGACGGCGATTTCGACAAGACCGAACAGGCCGTGGTCCGCGAGGCGTGCTTCGCGCTGGACCTGCCGCCGCACGAGTTCGAACTCTGA
- a CDS encoding hemolysin family protein, whose amino-acid sequence MTEVLLLLLALLLTLACALFVAAEFSLTTVERGDLERAAQAGERGAEGALKAVRRLTVQLSGAQLGITVTSLVIGMLAEPSLAALLRGPLKAIGLGGAASTVATLLGVAVSTVVLMVVGELVPKNWAISRPLAVAKVVAGPQRGFTAAFGPFIRHLNNTANRFVRRFGLEPAEELASARSPEELVALAEHSAAEGALEADSAELFVRTLHLSELTAENVMTPRVDVKALEAHATAADAANLTYATGLSRFPVYRDSLDEVIGTVHIRDVLALAPDKRAVTPVTELATAPLLVPDSLTADRLLQRLRSTRTMAVIIDEYGGTAGVATMEDIVEEVVGEVRDEHDPVEVPDLQSAPAAADGRAAWEADGSVRIDQLTAIGLTAPDGPYETVAGLVATHLARIPAKGDVLDLDDGWRLDVLDVEHHRADRVRITAPARVPAQAGEETR is encoded by the coding sequence GTGACCGAGGTCCTGCTGCTCCTGCTGGCCCTCCTCCTCACACTGGCCTGCGCCCTCTTCGTCGCCGCCGAGTTCTCGCTGACCACCGTCGAGCGCGGTGACCTCGAGCGGGCCGCCCAGGCGGGCGAGCGCGGCGCCGAGGGCGCGCTGAAGGCCGTACGCCGTCTGACCGTCCAGCTGTCCGGCGCCCAGCTCGGCATCACCGTCACGTCCCTGGTGATCGGCATGCTCGCCGAGCCGTCGCTCGCGGCGCTGCTGCGCGGCCCGCTGAAGGCGATCGGCCTGGGCGGTGCGGCGTCCACCGTCGCCACCTTGCTGGGCGTGGCCGTGTCCACCGTGGTGCTGATGGTGGTCGGCGAGCTGGTGCCCAAGAACTGGGCGATCTCCCGCCCGCTGGCCGTCGCCAAGGTGGTGGCGGGCCCGCAGCGCGGCTTCACCGCCGCCTTCGGCCCGTTCATCCGGCACCTGAACAACACCGCGAACCGTTTCGTACGCCGCTTCGGCCTGGAGCCCGCCGAGGAGCTGGCCTCGGCCCGCAGCCCCGAGGAACTGGTCGCGCTCGCCGAGCACTCCGCCGCCGAGGGCGCCCTGGAGGCCGACTCCGCCGAGCTGTTCGTGCGCACCCTGCACCTGAGCGAGCTGACCGCCGAGAACGTGATGACCCCGCGCGTCGACGTCAAGGCGCTCGAAGCGCACGCGACGGCCGCGGACGCCGCGAACCTGACCTACGCCACCGGCCTGTCGCGCTTCCCGGTCTACCGCGACAGCCTGGATGAGGTCATCGGCACCGTCCACATCCGCGACGTACTCGCGCTGGCGCCGGACAAGCGCGCGGTCACACCGGTCACCGAGCTGGCCACCGCGCCCCTGCTGGTTCCCGACAGCCTCACCGCCGACCGGCTGCTGCAGCGGCTGCGCTCCACCCGCACCATGGCCGTGATCATCGACGAGTACGGCGGTACGGCGGGGGTGGCGACGATGGAGGACATCGTCGAGGAGGTCGTCGGCGAGGTCCGCGACGAACACGACCCCGTCGAGGTGCCGGACCTGCAGTCCGCACCGGCCGCGGCCGACGGACGCGCGGCCTGGGAGGCGGACGGCTCCGTCCGCATCGACCAGCTCACCGCGATAGGACTGACGGCACCGGACGGCCCGTACGAGACCGTGGCCGGTCTGGTCGCCACCCACCTCGCGCGCATCCCCGCCAAGGGCGACGTCCTGGACCTGGACGACGGCTGGCGCCTGGATGTCCTCGACGTCGAACATCACCGCGCCGACCGTGTCCGTATCACCGCACCGGCCCGGGTGCCGGCCCAGGCGGGGGAGGAGACCCGATGA